Below is a window of Impatiens glandulifera chromosome 2, dImpGla2.1, whole genome shotgun sequence DNA.
AAGAAGAGCTCCAACAAGCCGGCGGattccgagaaaactctttcctcggatcATTCGCCAAAGAGAACCGGAGACGTCTTTcagcccattcccatcaacacagtTCATCCCATACTAGTCGATTCTCCACCATCCAGGCAagccgaaccctcggggagccaagaaaccgAATCAACATCGAAGGAGGAAGAAAAGGTTAGTATtcactctgaaaactccaaatCTCCTAACAAGAACCTCGACGAGATAATGGTCGACGTAGGTTTAAAGACTTCAGAGGTCAttgtggacgtagtccaaaatattgttaaggaaaccgaagacgatgtgtcaagtcgtcttaagccagctgatcaggttgagatacccggtCAGAGTGAAATCCATCCGGGAGAAGAAATGGCCAAAACTGAGAACATcacccctccggctcaggagggaaatactgaagaaaaagaaccatcCGGTTCGGCGGGGAACAAGTCTGTTCCAACCGAAACAACGCTCCAATCGGCCCAAGATGGGCCAGCAGACTCAACTATCACACCTGAAGGGCCAATTCAGGTTAACAAAGGCAAAGGGGTTTTACTTGAGGATTTTGCGGTAAAGGGAAAATGTGTTATGCAAACCGGTTCCCAACCTGAGATTGTAACCGAGGACGAGGTCCTCACTTcagcagaagaagaggaggagatgtTTGAGCAGCTCCTTCTGGATATGAACAAAGATGCTGGTGAGTTGATATCACCATACCACTTATGGGTCAAGCTCCGTTGTGAGACAAAGCTATCAGACATGATCCCAGATATGAGCGGTAACAAACACTGGGAGAAACTGTTGGAACTATTTTACCGGAagctttgtttgtttgtgttttgtgttgtgttgtgtattacatcaagagtgaattggtgtaaccggcgagtagcgagttaagctcgaccggcattgtaacttttgtaactttgaaagttagtggagatccttctcataacctgagaagaaggggtgacgtaggagggtttgctccgaacatccataaaaaatcttgtctcatgtcatttcttttatttcctgATTACTTActctaaaaaccgaactatcaccaacctaaacataatccttaaTCAAACCGGTCTATATATTTCATCTAACCGactccttgttaatctcatcaaactaagtcgcatacgttgcttcagactgaaacagacatttccgcccttgaacccggttcaagagtctgtgacagtttgcgaagtgctgagaacggttatagtctctaaccggactatcaccaaagtgtgttgtgttgttgtaagcggccacccttccagaaaccggaacaccccggtcccccaagggcgtccccgatcctaacaggcAGATATAACTTCTTCTAGAGACAATGAATCTTTACCACTAATGAAAGACTCCTTAAAGTTTTCATATGATATTGATAAAGAAACTAACAGAATCAAGGCAGCATCCTCATCATCtatcttaatatcaatattacgcAAATCTAATAATATTGCATTTAATTGATCTAGATGGTCTCTAAGAGGTGTACCTTCCTGCATACGCAGACTGAACAAACGTTGCTTCAAAAGCATCTTGTTGGTTAAGCTCTTCTTCATGTATAAAGTCTCCAACTTAGACCACAAACCAGCAACGGTTTCCTCCTCAGCCACCTCAGTAATGATATCGTCTGCCAGAGCCAAGAGCAATGTTGAGTGTGCATTTTCTTCCAAAGACTCCATATCAGCAAGTGGTGGGACAGGTGCAGGCTTCATCAAGGGAGCCCATAGGCCGTGTTGTTTCAACAATGCCCGGACCTTGATCTGCCATAGACTGAAACTATTCCTCCCAGTAAACTTGTCGGCTTTCAAACTTTTACCTCCAACCATCGTTCTTGCCTGAGCAGATCTGAACAaccctgctctgataccaatttgttataacggatgcgagaacaatgataataataatagtaaaagacagaatgaaagcgacacccgatttaacgtggtatccagcaaaagtgctgactaatccacgggcagagccactgaaaaatattgcactataatcgttaacacggattacaaatactcaaaatagttcaagaGAAAAACTAACACCCAAAGCCCTTTATTTATAGGGCCAGGTCAAGACATTTTTCTTGCTCACTTCCTATGTGGGACAAACACccaaaaaagaatattctagtcAAAGAAACCAACATAAACATAAGCCCTATATCTCATCAACAAAGTTGAGTTCCATCGTCttcaattgattaataattccACATTCAAGTGATCAGTCATCGGAGAACCAACTTGATACCTTAAGGACAtcaattgatttataatttttttttttgttattaccTGTTTTCTCTCATACAATTCTTTAAGTTTAGTCCAAAGAATACGAGCATCAGTTATAAAAATTACATGGTTTAGAAGATTATCATCAACCCATTGACGAATATCACCACATACTTGTCTGTGCAAAAAAATTCAATCATCCACATTTTTTTCTACAGGCTTAACTGAAGAGAACACTGGAAAATGAAAACTTTTCACAAATAGAAAATCTTCCATTTTAGCCttctaaatattataattggaaCCATTCAAGCTCACCATTCTGGATGTGTTAGTTTCATCCTTATACTCAAATAAAACCAAGTTTTGATACCACTTTattggaaaaatatatatacttcaaAATAGAACGCTTTCTCAATTAACTGAGTATAAGAGATgagaaaaatagaataaaattaaaacgacAATGTAAGACAagttttagcgtggaaaacctcTTTTCAAGTTGAGAGTAAAAAACAAATGACCAGTCAGGCCACTTAAAAACTCACTATCATtaacaaggttacaaacagatGTTCACTCTAGATATAAACTAGAgtcattaataaattgaatcaaGATCACACAAGAATCTTGACAAATAACAACAAAGAGTAGAAAGAGTAATATCAACCAACCTTATCAATTCTGCAATTCTGGTTTCACTTCAACTGACTTAGAATAATTAGAAAACATATCTTTATCGTTTAGAATGTAGCCCTAGAAATAATCAATAAGTTATCAATGTTTCAAGACGATCAAACGGTGTAAACTCTAGCAAATATAAATCTTCTCCAGCTGTTACCTCAAACCCTTGATCTATTTTTTTCGATTTCTCTCTTGTTGTTCTTAAAACCTAGTTAATCTAAATGAAACATAATGTCCCTTCACATTATATACTCTGAGCCTAAATAAAGTTGAGTCTCTTCAACTATGAGGACAAAACCCAACAAATAGGTCTTATGTTGTTAGTGTTAGGTCATCTCGGGGAGATAGAGAAGAAtatatgaagaagaaaaggagaACTGTGCGCCTTTCTATGTTGGCTGATTTGGCTATACCCTCCCAAAGAAGTTTCTACTAATTATGATAGAAGGCTTCGGGAGAGAGAAAGTGGATTGAAGAAGAAAACCTTAAGTATTGtttgatttcatattttttttgggtcTCGGCATAAGCGTACAGGTCTTGtctacacattttcttttttattttccttcaatctacacaaatattaattaataaatatatattctcattaagtcagttgatatatatatattatatatatatatatatatatatttaagattataaaaattatggatGCAAAATATATAAGTGTTTACATAATGCTCTCTTAAGCaaagtttgaaaattataaCGAAATTTGGAAAACGCATGTCACCACATTtgtaaaaaagttaatttataatCTCTCAtagacttatttttatttattttggaaaacaTTAAAAGGATGGATAGATAAAACCTAGCGATCACATGATCGATGATACCCTGATTTTGGTGTTCGTTGGTTGTCTTGTCGGAAAATTTGGATCTTGAAAGATGTTCTCCTTACTTAATCCTTGAAACGTGGTAGGGTGTGCTTTTAACTCTGGTCAAGGTGTTGACTAGTGATGCAAGTATCTCTTTCGATCTTGGACGTTGAGACATTATGAAACGCTACATAGGGTTACATCATCATTTAGACTGATGAAAATAGTGTATTAGTCTCAAGCTATTACGGTCGAGAGACCAACTATGTGAGATAACCAAAAGGTTTTTATTATTCTGTGGATCGATAAACGTGGTGCGGTGTATTGATCTCAAGTTTTTATGGGCCGAAGAAGAATCATGTGAGATAAATGAAGAGTTTTGCATCCTTGTGTGAGTGGACGtcttatatatacattaatttaaTGCTATTATAGTTTATAGACCATCTGTGTGAAATATCTAAGGAGATTTTCATTGTCTTTTGAATCAAGTGGAAaaccaaatatattaattgtgtGTCACTATAGTCCGTGGACCAAATATATAGATAACTAGAGTGTTGGCGCCCTTCTTCAGGTGTGGGACTATATCATCTTAACCTCACAATCCTACTCGAGTGCGTATCTAATTAGTACGAGTTTACGTGTTTAATTAGTCTAAGTTACATGACAGAATTCGTAAGATAACCAGAAGCTTGAGTCAACTTGGTAGACTgacatctaaataattttactagTCTTATGATTGCATAATTCGGGGACTCAGGTCCCTGATCACACAAAAGTGGTTTGGGTTGCGTCATTTGCACAATGAGCAACATACTACTTAATCTTTGCAACTACTTCATGCATCGACGGTCGCTTTTGTGCAAATCAGTTTCAAGTGGTGGTATCGtatttaataattgaatcaCTTATCTTTTTTGCTCCTTCTAGAACCACAGCTATCTCGACTACGGCAACTACGACTCCTCTAATCCCATCATAAAGATTAGAGAGACAGACTGATTACACTAACTTGACACTCTAATAATGAAGGACGGACGATACACGCTTGCACTTTTTTCGCCAAAAACTATTGTTGAGATTCATAAGCTCTCTTCTTTGATTACCCACTTGCCTAAAATCTCTATTTGACTAATTATGATTATTGGCGTACAAATCTCATAAAGGCCCTAGAAATAGGGACCCGAGGACATAATCTTAAATAGATTGTCTTGAACTATTTCATCACTTTTgctttttgattttttgatgtTCAAGTCATGACcactttgtttttttgttttaagaaaCACTTTTCATCATGATTtccattttctctttttattttaaaaagacttGGACGCTTcattttatttgagaaaatgcCCTTAGTGAAAGACTTTGGGggttttctcttttttttaagaCTTCgactcttcatttattttggAAATGACTCTAGTGAATGACTTGAGGggtttatttttggaaaattccCTTAGTgcatgacttttttttttcctttttagaaAATGCCCTAGAACTTGTCTAAGGGGTTtttacacacacacatatatatatatatattatttttggaaaatacCCTAGAACTTGTCTAGGATCtttcactattttttatttttttattgtgagTTAAAGCGTGACTTGATCTCTCTCATTTTAGAATGTTTGGAGTCTCACTTTGAGTGTCGATTTTGGACTCTTCAAAAGAAAACTGATTTTCTATCTTTTTGGTTCGACGCGAAGGTCATCAATAATGCACTCAAATCTGTGTTCTCActattattttgaaaagttaTTTTTGTGAAAGAGAGTTTTCTTCCCAATCATCATTCTAACGTCTTAATCAAGATTCTATTTTGCGTCACATGCTTTAAAATTTTGTCCCGCTTcctttattacattttttatttgtacGATTTTTCGTCATTCTTGGCTTTAGAGAGATCTTATTGTACTAAGAGTAATATCTGACATAATCAGTACACTAATGTTGCTTTTGAGGCACATTAAGACGTGAGTCTGAATAACATGGATTGGAGATTTCAATATCTCATCCACTTtgagtattattatattatttttattttgtggcAACTTGGTATATCTGATAAAATCGATACACTTATGCTCTTGCTTTTAACAATTAGGACGAGAATCTATGTGAGCATTATATAGTTATTTCAAAATCTTAACCATGATGGAAgctattttttctctctttttagcAATATGGGTATATCTGAAATAATCGATACACTCGCGTTCTTGACTTTTGATAATAAGGCAAATGTCTAGATGAACGCGTAGTGGTGATTTCACtgtctcaaccttgatgactactTTGgctcatttattattatttatttatttcaagcTTAGGGTTTCATGTCAATGTCATctcccattttttttaaaaatttgtttcttttcttttaagaaTCGGAACAATGTTCTTTATTCGCGTTGTTTAATCTTGGGCTATAATTTTTTCCACGagcttttttttagaaatagtcGCGAGTACACGAAACGATGCAATCATATATCCTTTGTTAGAACCGTCTAAGAAATTATTGAGTTACTTTTGAAACGATCGTCGAAGGGACACTCTCATCTCAACTCGTACTTGTTttctaatatttgttttattattatttttgttttcttcctttttttaaAAGAGGGATCTTGTCGACCTttattcacattattttttaaacgaaTAGTTACAACCCCTCGAGAAAGGTTGCCTACGTATCCTCTTGAGAGAGTAATCATGTCGAAAAGTAGTTCAAAGTGCAAAAGCATCGGTTTCATTTTGAAAATGCCTATAGTGTGAACTAAggttttattctctttttttctcgttttttattttttggaattgCCCTCGTGTGAACTCGGTTTCTTCTTTTTATTGAATAGTTTAGAATGCACTACTTGCGGTAAACAACTTACGTTTCATgaccattatttttttttcattttaagatGACTTACAACGCGTTATCGAGGATATACGTCTTACATCGCAtatcttttttcctttttttgttTGGATGATTTAGGATGCGCTATCGGTGATAGGCGTCTTACATCGCATATCTTTTTTTTGAATGACATAGAATGCGCTATCGATGATCAGCGCCTTATTTccaatctttttttctttttttcggATGACTTATAATGCGCTATTGGTGATAAGTGTCTTACATCAcatctctctttttctttttcttttatgacTTAAATGCGCTATCGGTGATAGCCGTCTTACATcgcatatatttttttattattttgggcTTAGACATTTTATTCGTGTTTTTCTAAAGAATGCCCCTAGTCTTGACatagatttgttttttaaatcatgATGAATATCGtcttatttgatttatgtttaataaagAGAGATGACGATTATGACCGGGCCTAGTGAATAGGCTGCTTACGTATCTTATCACAAAAAATCAGGTCATTGACATAGTTCGTAGTCATttgaatctttttttatttttattttgtttgtgtttttattttttatttgtttttattttgaagatgTCATAGGGTatgaattatgattttattttattagaaaatcacTTAGTAAGAAAACTGTGGttttattactatttattattttgattattttcttttcttttttcttttcagaTGTTTTTCATTCATCATCTTTTTTAGTGCCCTTAgtataaaatttagatttcattttgttgatgttgttataatttttatgtgtttGTTCATGCACATATTTTCATTGCAAATGATGTTAATGAATGTATATGCAAATGCAATCTTACGAAAGGTTAATCGTCTCCAAATTCTTCATTCATGCTATTTTAGACATCCAAATGTATCATCAATCAAGTATGAGAAGGAATCTTGCGAATAGATTGTCTAGGAGATCCTTTATTGTCCTTTGTGATTTTACCTTAAATGTTCGACTCATTAGCTCGAGTAGACGTTGAGATTCTTTCACAAGAGTCGTTCTAGAGTCTAAGCTTTAGTCGTGGTCCTAGGACTTAAAGTCATTACTTATGATCAAGAGATcatgtattaatttatttccttAGGTTTTTTGGGAGATTCTTTATCTTCTTCTGTAATTTAACTTAAATGTTTGACTCACTAGCCCTAGTAGATATTGAGAAATACTTAGACGTGGATAAACATCACTCCTCGGTTTAGAGAAATGTTCCTTTTAAGTATCGCTCTTCTATTTAACAAAGCACTCGATATAAATTTCCAAACATCGCTCATCTGTTTAGTAAAATGCTtgatttaagtatcgctcctCAATTTAGAGAAATACTCAAATATGAATTTAAGAACATCACTCCTCCGTTTAGCGAAATGCTCAATTTAAGTATCGCTCCTCGGTTTAgcgaaatatttaaatataaatttaagaacaTCACTCCTCTATTTAGCCAAATGCTCGATTTAAATATCGCTCATCAGTTTAGCAAAATACTTAGATATGGATTTAAGAACATCGTTCCTCTATTTAGCGAAATGCACGATTTAAATATCGCTCATcggtttagcgaaatacttagATATAATTTAAGAACATCGCTCCTCTATTTAGAGAAATGCTCAATTTAAGTATCGCTCATCCGTTTAGTGAAATACATAGATATGAATTTAAGAACATCACTCCTTTATTTATAGAAATGCTCGATTTAAATATCGCTCATCGGTTTAGCGAAATAGTTTGATACGAAATTAAGAAAATTGCTCATTTGTCTAGAGAAATTCTCGATTTAAGTATCGCTCATCGCTTTAGCGAAATacttaaatatgaatttaagaaCATCGCCCATCTATTTAACAAAATGCTcgatttaagtatcgctcctCAGCTTAGCGAAATACTTAGATATGAAATTAAGAACATCTCTCATTTGTTTAACGAAATGCTCGATTTGAGTATCGTTCCTCAGTTTAGCGAATTTACTtagatattaatttaagaatacCGCTCCTCTATTTAGAGAAATACTCGATTTAAGTACCGCTCCTcggtttagcgaaatacttagATATGAATTTAAGAACATCGCttatttgtttagaaaaatgcTCGATTTAAGTATCACTcctcagtttagcgaaatacttagATATGAATTTAAGAACATCGCTCCTTTATTTAGCGAAATGCTAGATTTAAGTATAGCTCCTCCGTTTAACGAAATACTTAATATGAATTGAAGAACATCACTCATCTGTTTAGCGAAATGCTCGATTTAAGTATCGCTCATCGGTTTAGCAAAATACTTAGATATGGATTTAAGAACATTGCTCCTCTATTTAGCGAAATGTTTGATTTAACTATTGCTCCTCTATTTAGCAAAATGCTTGATTTAAGTATTGCTCTTCGATTTAGCAAATACTTAGATATGAATTTAAGATCATCGCTTCTCTATTTAGCGAAATGCTCGATTTAAGTATCGTTCATTTTCTTAGCAAAATACTTAGATATGCATTTAAGAATATCGTTCatttgtttagaaaaatgcTCCATTTAAGTATTGCTAATCGGCTTAACAAAATACTTAGATATAATTTTAGAACATCTTTTCTCTATTTAGCGAAATGCTTGATTTAAGTATCGTTCCTCAATTTAACGAAATACTTAAATGTGAATTTAAAACATCGTCCATCTATTAGTGAAATACTTGATTTAAGTATCGCTCATCAGTTTAACAAAATACTTAGATGTGAATTTAAGAACATCGCTCCTCTGTTTAGAAAAATACTCAATTCAAGTATTGCTCCTTTGTTTAGTGAAATActtatatatgaatttaagaACATTGCTTATCTGTTTAGCAAAATGTTCAATTTATGACTTGTATTTAAGTCGGGAATTAGACCCTTTTAACTTTCATGTGTTGGTATCTTTTCAACTCTTTTCCAAAATTTCATCCCCTGCAAAACATTTTCAGGATGTTTCATCacctttaaaacatttttataatcgGTTATGTAGATTCTTCCTTGGAATGTGTCACAAGGAGACCGCGTGCAACTGACGTTCTTTGAGATTAATGTCATCGCTTTAAGGACTTATCTTTTTCCGATACGTTTTGCCCTAAGTTCTTTGAGGGATTTGCTTGCTCGAACTTCGTTTAGAGGTTTAGATTAGGCTTAATCATTCAACGTGTAGTCTCACTTCGCGGACTTAAAGGCTATCGCGCTTTAGATTTAAGTCATTTGGGCACTTTTCTATACTTAGAGTATATCTGATAGAATTGAAATATTCTTGTTCTTTCTTGGAAAACTAGACTAAAGTCTAGATGAAAACAAATAGtgattttaaaatcttaacCTTTGTGAGTATTATACTTTTCTTCGGCCTCTTTTCTTGATTACCGAGGTGTATCTGgtagattcaaacactttgttcttaCTTGGCAAGTTAGACAAAATTCTAAATGAACAACAACATTGTGTTTcgtatctcaaccaacacagttttgtttgattgatttattttctttgagGCCTTAGACTTTGTACTTAACCTTTGTCTGAGACGACATTACCTTCGTTGACAACATGGTTCTGAGTTTGGCCATTTGTCTTTTATGAGCTCTCTCATAAACGTCAAAAGTTTAAGCTTTCGTCTGGGCTCAAGGTAAATCCGTTTGTGAAGCGTCTTGCTCTAATCTCACTAGTCGGCTCGTCAACAGACATATGTTGGGGAGAAACATCTTTTCCTGCATCCCTACTTATTTATTGTATTCGTTCATCGTTTTGCTTAGCACTAAAGAGGTTCAAGTGTttaactcattttatttttcaaaacaaatgttaTAGTGTTGATATAggggtttgattgttttggataagttgtaATCCCATGTTCCTGTTAGCTTGAACTCTGTAGGGATGTATTTTGCCCAGCTTAAACACTTTGACTTGCTATGGgtgattttgtttataaaattttgaattgatgCTAGGTAgttaattttgaattgaatttcattttattttaataaaaatacccATAGTGTTGACATAAgggttatatattttttgttttattaggatCGAGCTCATGACAAGCAAGGACGTTCATAGAAAAATTATTAGCTTGACCAGAGAAAATAAGTCTTTGTTCGTGATTTAATAGATGTCTCATAAGTTCATTGAGACTTATAGGTTCAACTCTTATTGTGATGGCAAAGACAAGTGATTCGAAGTCTAGTTCAAGGccattgaatatatataaaaatcagATCAATATCTTGAACATTTTGTCTAGAAATTGCAAGTGAGTGGCCTATAGATTTCATATTTGGTAAGAAATGCTAATATATTGTGAAGTTTCCCCttttttaggtttgatttggtAGTTTCAATCCTATTAAGATTGACTAGAAAACACAGTTTTTATGGCTAATCAAAGTATCTTGTCGTGTAGTTTGTTTTTGTGGCAATTTGtgcaaaattattttcttaagtgtataaattaacaaatatagtATTATTGAGTCTTGAATCTCTCCTTCTTCAAATTGTGGATTCTTGATATTCTTGATTATGCCGTCTCGAGCGATAAGCGCGCATTCAATAGCAGATTTTCTTCTCCAATAAGATGTTTGATTAGATTGCATTATGTGATTTCTCATTACATAGTTATTTTGGTCCAACTTTAGTGATATTTTAGAAAGAACATTCTAGTTTTTGTCACTTATAATCTTGCTGGAGTTTTTGGTATACCAAGATGAACTGAAAATATGTAGGATTAAAGAAAAAGTATATGCACCGTTGAAGAAGAAAACAGTAATCAAGAATGAAAACGAACTTGTGTtgctaaatatttttatttgttaatatatctAATTTATGACATTTAGTTATAGAGTaaaaaaagagaataataaaataattcctAATTAATTGGGATGGTAAATTGAGTAATAACTAATTGAGTTTATCACAGGATAATCACTTAACTTTTTAGCTTCTCTAATATCCTAAAAGATAATCtattaaaatgtgtaaaatgaagtaaaaatatgctaattagttatatttattttgaataatccAGACCTTAATTATAATCCTTacttaactaattaatcaaaatataaaatattcttagtctttttttcattcaaaaaaatcaatttttcaaaatttctaaAGAAAACAGATTATCTAATTATAATCTAGTAGAATTATTGAACCCTATAAAGAACAAGTTCTAACCTTGAGTTGAGAATTGTGATTATGACATTTACATGACATTAGGTAATTGTGATATTGACTTGAAGATATACATACATTCATGACCACATATTACACAAGATcatatataaagagagaaaagagtagttttatgtaattaaaaataacaattggGGATCTGATAATTAAATTCAGATATAATGAAATTAAGCTAACTAGAATCAATGTACTTCTCTATTGTGGTGGTGAGAGTAGATTTTGGAACAGCTCCAATGATGCTCTCCTTCCTTTCTCCATTCTTAAAGAACAAAACAGTAGGTATGCTTCTTATCCCATACTTTGTTGCTATATTTGGACTGTCATCGGTATTAAGCTTGTAACATGATAGTTTTCCAGCATACTCCTTTGCAAGTTCATCAATAACCGGAGCTATCATCCTACACGGCCCACACCATGGTGCCCAAAAGTCAACCAGAACAGGGGTTTCACTTCCAAGAACAAGTTTGTCCCAGCTTGAATCTGTCACCACTTGAACTGCAACCATATATAAATTCAGATTTCATTTCAAAGAtaacatttttttgaaaacccAGAGCTCATATTGCAATAATTCATGTTCTTAAGGTTATGGGTTCGAAAAAATTAACCTTCGTTTATGGCTTCACGAGCTTTGCAGACGGTTGAGGGAACACTCCGGGGAGTTAGGTTGAGGGATGATGATTTGCTGAagttgaacttcttcttgttaGTGGGTAAAAGGAGTTTTTCTTTGAATGAAGAAGAATGGTGAGAGGGTGGAAGACCAACTGATCTGCAAGTGGCTGTAATTCTTCCAACCTGTAAGCAATTCTCAAGAGCCATTATTGGTCAatggaggaggaagaagaagaagatgaatatgGGAGCAATTCTAATTGGGAGGatgatgtttgatttttctAGTGATGA
It encodes the following:
- the LOC124927557 gene encoding thioredoxin-like, translating into MALENCLQVGRITATCRSVGLPPSHHSSSFKEKLLLPTNKKKFNFSKSSSLNLTPRSVPSTVCKAREAINEVQVVTDSSWDKLVLGSETPVLVDFWAPWCGPCRMIAPVIDELAKEYAGKLSCYKLNTDDSPNIATKYGIRSIPTVLFFKNGERKESIIGAVPKSTLTTTIEKYIDSS